A genomic region of Catalinimonas niigatensis contains the following coding sequences:
- a CDS encoding class I SAM-dependent methyltransferase: MSSRDQLYPYADGQQHQGKATKDIFQDIYQHNSWNIKTYDSVSGEGSNAVQTQTLRNELPLLLSALNIQTLLDIPCGDFHWMQQVNLGSIYYVGADIVSQIVENNEKLYTSEKRAFVVADLTKDQLPKADLIFCRDCLVHLSFKDILSAMDNIKSSGATYLMTTQFPEENFNKDIVTGGWRPLNLCLPPFNFPKPDQTLNENCSEMDGAFRDKSMALWRISNI; the protein is encoded by the coding sequence ATGTCTTCACGAGATCAGTTATATCCTTATGCGGATGGCCAGCAACATCAGGGTAAGGCCACAAAAGATATTTTCCAGGATATTTATCAACACAACAGCTGGAATATCAAAACGTACGATTCTGTATCAGGAGAGGGATCAAATGCAGTTCAAACACAAACTTTGAGAAACGAATTACCCCTCTTGCTCAGTGCACTAAACATTCAGACACTACTTGATATTCCTTGCGGCGACTTCCATTGGATGCAGCAGGTAAACCTGGGAAGCATATACTATGTTGGCGCTGATATTGTCTCTCAAATTGTTGAAAATAATGAAAAACTTTATACCAGTGAAAAGCGAGCGTTTGTGGTAGCAGACCTGACCAAAGATCAGTTACCCAAAGCTGACCTCATCTTCTGTCGCGATTGCCTGGTGCATTTATCCTTTAAGGACATTCTATCAGCAATGGATAATATCAAATCCAGTGGGGCTACTTACCTGATGACTACCCAATTTCCAGAAGAAAATTTTAATAAAGACATTGTGACCGGCGGCTGGCGTCCTCTCAATTTATGCCTGCCTCCTTTTAATTTTCCCAAGCCTGATCAGACGCTCAACGAAAACTGTAGTGAGATGGATGGAGCATTTCGGGATAAAAGTATGGCATTATGGCGCATCAGTAATATCTGA